GTTACCGTGCAAGATGCCTTTTTAACAGACAACTAGCATGTGCGTCCTCTCTGACTCTCCCTTTCTCCTTTCAATATATATTTTTCTTATTCCCTATCTGTAATACAATTCAAAGGTCGTACGATAAATGTGGCCTTATATTTAATGTATGTTAAAAAGGATAACATAAAATTCAAATAAATAAACAATAAATTCTACAAATTCTTAATTTTTTATACAAATATATTTATCTCACTAAACGATTCTTCAAAATCATTCCTTTTATATATGTGTCAAAGAAGTTCATGGCGCAATTATAGACCTAAAATTTAACATTTTCTATTGACTATTTATATCATTAAATGATATAAGGAGGTTGAATATGCCGCGAAACGATTCATTAGAGACGGGGGAACTTACCGACACGTCTTACTACATCTTAGTGTCCCTCATAGAAGCAAAACACGGGTATCTTATCATGAAAACCATTGAAGATATGACCAATCAACAGTTTTCGATTGGACCTGCATCTATGTACACTACAATTAAAAAACTTCTTGCAGCTGAGTTAATCATGCTTTATGGCGAAAGCAAAGACAAAAAGAAAACGTATGTTGCAACGGAAAAAGGAATTCAGTTTTTAAAAAAAGAAATTCAGCGCCGCAAAGAAATGATTAAGCACGCTGAAGATATTTTAGGAGGTTTATAAATGAAAAAGACAAAATACATACTGAGCGGCGGGACTGCTTTTGCCGAAAAAGAAGATTTACAAAAGCTCAGCGACTATGCAAAAAAAGGCTGGCTTTTAGACCGTTGGGCTCTTTTTGGATATACATTAAAAAAAGGAAAGGCTCAAGAGCTTCAATATTCACTAGATTTTCAAGAACATGCAGATGATGAATATTTTTTGCTTTTTAAAGAAGCCGGATGGCAGCACGTTTGTTCAACAGGTCATGCTATGCATATTTTCAGCGCATCTCCGGGAACAAAACCTATTTATTCCGATGTAGAAACGATCATTGACAGATACGAACGAGAAAAGCGTTCTGTAGGAAAAGCAGCTCTATCTATTCTTGTCGCGATGGTGTTTCTGCTGCTTTTTGACGTTATGAGCTTATACGGCTGGCTTCCGGAAGCAGTAGGTACAATAAGCGAGATTTTATTAGCGATTTCAACAGTAATTTTAGTATTTCCAGGACTTCCTTACCTTGCGTATCAGCGTAAGCTAAAAAAGCTTAGTAACATCTAAAGAGATTCCCTTTTCATTGACCTGCCGTATAAAACTCGTTATAATCCTTATTAACTCGATAAGATTTAAAGGTTTTAGTACAGGAGTGATGAAAAGTGAAATGGCTTCATTTTCTGTTTAATGAACGATGCCCAAAATGCAAGCAAGTGTTAAATACATCAAAATCTAACGCACTTCACGCTACTGTTGTGAAAGTGTGTCCGTCTAACCACTATCAAAAAGAATTTCATCCTGCGCTTGAAACGTATGTGGAAAGTGATGAAGTGCTATAAAAAAAGCTATGGGAATCCATAGCTTTTTATAGTAGCCCCCACCAAATCTTAATTGCCGTTGCTAGAATCAAACCGGCAAGGATCCACTGAAGCACTTTTGTATTCATTTTCTGACCAACTTTTGCACCGACTGGAGAGGCAATTAAACTTGCCGCAACTAAAATAAGTGCCGGTATAAATGGGACTTGATGGGTCACCAGCTTTCCAACCGTTGAACCAATGGAAGAAATAAAGGTAACGGCTAGTGAAGTTGCGATGGTTATTCGAGTTGGAATTTTAAGCACCACAAGCATCACAGGAACTAAAATAAAGGCTCCTCCTGCTCCTAACACGCCTGCTACGGCTCCGATAAGCAGTGATAAAATAGAAGCTAATCCTTTATTGAATTGAAGTTCGCCTTCTTTTATCTCATCTACATTTTTCTTTGGAATAAACATCATAACAACCGCAATAAGAGCTAAAACTCCATATACAACATTTAATCCTTGTTCACTCATATAATGTGAGAGGTAGCTTCCAAGCATGCTCCCAATTAGAATATTGCTGCCCATGTATAAAATTAATGATTTGTTTAAAAATCCGCTTTTTCGATACGCCCATACGCCGCCTAATGTCGCAAAGAATACTTGAATGGCTCCTGCACCTGAGACGTGATGAGCTGTTAGTGCTCCTACTCCTACTAATGGAGGAATATACAACAGCATCGGATAATTAATAACAGACCCGCCAATACCGACCATACCGGAAATGAACGACCCAATAAATCCAATAAGAAAAAGCGTGATGATAAATGTAAGATCCATCTATAGTCGCTCCGTTTCATATAAGGAAAGGGTACCTTTTACAAGAGATACCCTTTTCGTCTATTATTTCTTATCCTTTTTTAATCCAAAATTTAAGAACGTCGCCTTCTTCTGTATGAAGAAGCTCGTGACCGCCAGATTTTGCCCAGGCTGCAAGGTCGTTTTTTGCCCCTTTATCCGTTGCGTGAATTTCTAACACTTGACCTGCTTCTAGTTCATTCATTGCTTTTTTTGTTTTAACAATCGGCATTGGACATGCCATCCCTTTTGCATCTAGTACTTTATTTGATTCCATTTCTCTCTCTCCTTTGTTTAGGTTTTAGCGAATCGCACAGCGGTTTGGTCCAATTTCCATTTCACGCTGTTTTTCTTCATCTGGGCTTACTTTTCCCATGTTGGTTTCACGAATTTCTTGATACGCATTTGGCTGCGGCGGTAAATTATCTGTTACTAAGTGTCTGAACTCTGCTTCGTCTTCAATATTTAATCCGTGATTTTCCGCAAACAACGTACCTAACTTTTCAGCTACGCTGCCGTTGTCATTTAGCTCATCAATAATCATAAAGTGAGCTGGTAATACGATTAACTCATCTGACAATGCTTTATAGCGTGTATAAAGCGTCTCGCGCAAATCGCCTACCCAGTCTTCAGCCATACCAGCTAAATCAGGACGTCCAATTGAATCGATGAACAAAATATCACCTGAAAGCAAGTATTGATCGTCTACGATAAAAGAAGTTGATCCAATCGTATGACCCGGTGAATAAAGCGGCTGAATCGTAATGGTTGTGTTACCAATCACGACATCGCTGCCTTCTTCTAAAGCCTTGTAGTCAAACATCACTTCTTCTGCATCTTTTGGAGGTAGCCAGTACGCTGCATTTGTTGCTTCCGCAATGACTCTTCCTCCTGAAATGTGATCTGCATGAAGGTGCGTATCAAACACGTGCTTAACAGTGACACCAAGTTCTTTGGCAAAGTTGATGTACACATCTGCCATACGCGTCGCGTCAATAATAGCAGCTTCCCCGTTTGATACGATCATATAAGATAAGCACCCTTTACCGATACGAACAAACTGATAAATTTCTCCGCCGTCTTTTAAATCGCCAACTTTAACAGGCTCTAAGTACTCACTCCACGCTTTCATACCGCCTTTAAGGTACGATACGGTAAGACCAGCTTCTGAAAGCATGTCAGCTACCATCACGGATGAACCTTCTTTAGCACAGACAACTAACACTTCTTTATCAGAAGGGATTTTTTCTAAGATTTCTTCTACTCCGTCTAAAAGATCGAAGTATGGAACATTTAAATGCTGAAATTGATGACCTTCAATTTTCCAATCGCTAAAATCACTTTCGTTACGAACGTCCAAGATAAATAACGCTTCTTTATTGATAATTTTAGATGTAACTTCTTTTGCAGTAAGTACATGTACTGTCATATTAAAATACCTCCTTAGGTATATGAACTATCAAAATTTTTTAATCCATTATAATCGATTGGTTATTCTACTTTACCCGTCCAGTCACGCATACCGGGAACCACGTTAATTAAATGTTTAAATCCTTGCTTTTTCATTGTTTGTCCTGCCATTTCACTTCGTCTTCCAGAGTGGCAAATAATATAAATTTCATCTTCTTTATTTAACTCATTGAAACGTTTTTCTACTTCACCAAGCGGAATATGAACTACGCCTGGAATATGAGCTTTATCGTATTCTTCTACTTCACGAACGTCTAAAATATGAAGATGTTTATCATTTTCTACTTTTTTCGCAAATTCTTCTAATGAAATTTCAGGAATTGGCGTTACGTTTTCTTCAGCTCCGCCTTTACGAAGAAAGTGGTGAAGAACGTCACCTGCTGCCTCGGTACCTAAATACTCATGACCTGTGCTTTTTGCCCACGCTTGTAAGTCAGCCGTAGAGCCTTTATCCGTTGCTTGAATTTCTAGCACTTGACCTGCTTCTAATTCATTCATTTTCTTCTTTGTTTTTACGATTGGCATTGGACATGCTAACCCTTTTGCATCTAATATGAAGTTTGCTTGCATCATTTCTTTTTCCTCCTTGGTTTAAATACTAGTAGGGGTATATTTTTATCTAAAAAAATTAGACCGTTTCCCCTTTCCACTCCATCATGCCGCCGGTCATATTCGTTACACTGTAGCCTTGCTGCTCAAGAAAACGAGCTGCCATTCCGCTTCTGCCACCAGAACGACAGACAACAATATAATTCTTTGCTTTATCTAACTCATGCATACGGAATTCCAATAAAGGAAGCGGAATATTTAACGCATTTGGTATTTTACCTGTTTTTACTTCCTCTACTTCACGCACGTCTAAAATGTGAATTTGTTTTTGGTTCTGTACTAATTGTTCTACTTCTTGTGCTGCTATTGTCTTCACTCTGCGTCTCCTCCTTCTTGATTTATCTCCACGTATTCATGCCGCCTTTAACGTTGGTAATGGCTATAAAACCTTGCTTTTTCAACAGCTTACTTGCTTTCATACTTCTCATTCCGCTTTGACAAATAACGACTACTTCTCTGTCTTTTGAAAGCTGACCTGTTTGCGCTGGCAATTCTGATAAAGGAATGTTTCGAAACCCTTTAATATGTTTGGTACGAAATTCATGTGGTGTTCGCACATCGATAAACTGGTTATCTTTATTTTTTAACTTTGCTTTTAACTCCGTTGTGGCTATTTGCTGAATACCTTTTACTGTTGCAAAACGCTGATACAAAAACCACAGCAGAAAAACGATAATAAGCGCATTGACAATCATATTGACCCTCGCTTCATGAGTTATCTTTTAGATGAATAAGTTTACGTTTCCGTCTTCTGCGTCGGCTAAATACGCCGCTACGCCCGCATATTCAATATTATCTAACAGTTCTTTTTCCTGTAACCCTAGAAGATCCATCGTCATCGTACAAGCCACTAGCTTCACATCTTGTTCTTGTGCCATTTCGATAAGCTGCGGTAGCGTTAGAGCATTATGCTTTTTCATTACGTTTTTAATCATTTTAGGTCCCATACCTGCAAAGTTCATTTTAGATAAGCCCATTTTATCCGCACCGCGCGGCATCATTTTGCCAAACATCTTTTCTAAAAATCCTTTTTTCACCGGCACCATTTCTTCTTTACGAAGCGCATTCAATCCCCAAAACGTATGGAATATTGTCACTTCATGGTCATAAGCAGCCGCTCCGTTGGCAATAATATAAGCTGCCATCGCTTTGTCATAATCACCGCTAAATAATACAATTGTTGTTCGTTTCTTTTGTTCAGTCATGTTGTTCCTCCTCTTACCCCATGGGGTATATTTAATTCCAAAAAAATTAGCCTTTTTGAATGTAAAAGATAAATGTACTGCCTTCTTCTTTAAAATCAATAAGCTCGTGTCCTGTTGATTTTGTCCAAGCTGTTAAATCACTTTTAGCACCTTTATCTGTCGT
The genomic region above belongs to Priestia megaterium and contains:
- a CDS encoding sulfurtransferase TusA family protein, which codes for MKIDQVLDAKGLACPMPIVKTKKAMDTLTTGQVLEVQTTDKGAKSDLTAWTKSTGHELIDFKEEGSTFIFYIQKG
- a CDS encoding PadR family transcriptional regulator — its product is MPRNDSLETGELTDTSYYILVSLIEAKHGYLIMKTIEDMTNQQFSIGPASMYTTIKKLLAAELIMLYGESKDKKKTYVATEKGIQFLKKEIQRRKEMIKHAEDILGGL
- a CDS encoding DUF2812 domain-containing protein, which produces MKKTKYILSGGTAFAEKEDLQKLSDYAKKGWLLDRWALFGYTLKKGKAQELQYSLDFQEHADDEYFLLFKEAGWQHVCSTGHAMHIFSASPGTKPIYSDVETIIDRYEREKRSVGKAALSILVAMVFLLLFDVMSLYGWLPEAVGTISEILLAISTVILVFPGLPYLAYQRKLKKLSNI
- a CDS encoding MBL fold metallo-hydrolase yields the protein MTVHVLTAKEVTSKIINKEALFILDVRNESDFSDWKIEGHQFQHLNVPYFDLLDGVEEILEKIPSDKEVLVVCAKEGSSVMVADMLSEAGLTVSYLKGGMKAWSEYLEPVKVGDLKDGGEIYQFVRIGKGCLSYMIVSNGEAAIIDATRMADVYINFAKELGVTVKHVFDTHLHADHISGGRVIAEATNAAYWLPPKDAEEVMFDYKALEEGSDVVIGNTTITIQPLYSPGHTIGSTSFIVDDQYLLSGDILFIDSIGRPDLAGMAEDWVGDLRETLYTRYKALSDELIVLPAHFMIIDELNDNGSVAEKLGTLFAENHGLNIEDEAEFRHLVTDNLPPQPNAYQEIRETNMGKVSPDEEKQREMEIGPNRCAIR
- a CDS encoding sulfite exporter TauE/SafE family protein translates to MDLTFIITLFLIGFIGSFISGMVGIGGSVINYPMLLYIPPLVGVGALTAHHVSGAGAIQVFFATLGGVWAYRKSGFLNKSLILYMGSNILIGSMLGSYLSHYMSEQGLNVVYGVLALIAVVMMFIPKKNVDEIKEGELQFNKGLASILSLLIGAVAGVLGAGGAFILVPVMLVVLKIPTRITIATSLAVTFISSIGSTVGKLVTHQVPFIPALILVAASLIASPVGAKVGQKMNTKVLQWILAGLILATAIKIWWGLL
- a CDS encoding rhodanese-like domain-containing protein; its protein translation is MKTIAAQEVEQLVQNQKQIHILDVREVEEVKTGKIPNALNIPLPLLEFRMHELDKAKNYIVVCRSGGRSGMAARFLEQQGYSVTNMTGGMMEWKGETV
- a CDS encoding sulfurtransferase TusA family protein, giving the protein MMQANFILDAKGLACPMPIVKTKKKMNELEAGQVLEIQATDKGSTADLQAWAKSTGHEYLGTEAAGDVLHHFLRKGGAEENVTPIPEISLEEFAKKVENDKHLHILDVREVEEYDKAHIPGVVHIPLGEVEKRFNELNKEDEIYIICHSGRRSEMAGQTMKKQGFKHLINVVPGMRDWTGKVE
- a CDS encoding rhodanese-like domain-containing protein, coding for MIVNALIIVFLLWFLYQRFATVKGIQQIATTELKAKLKNKDNQFIDVRTPHEFRTKHIKGFRNIPLSELPAQTGQLSKDREVVVICQSGMRSMKASKLLKKQGFIAITNVKGGMNTWR
- a CDS encoding sulfurtransferase TusA family protein, whose protein sequence is MESNKVLDAKGMACPMPIVKTKKAMNELEAGQVLEIHATDKGAKNDLAAWAKSGGHELLHTEEGDVLKFWIKKG
- a CDS encoding DsrE/DsrF/DrsH-like family protein — translated: MTEQKKRTTIVLFSGDYDKAMAAYIIANGAAAYDHEVTIFHTFWGLNALRKEEMVPVKKGFLEKMFGKMMPRGADKMGLSKMNFAGMGPKMIKNVMKKHNALTLPQLIEMAQEQDVKLVACTMTMDLLGLQEKELLDNIEYAGVAAYLADAEDGNVNLFI